The following proteins come from a genomic window of Aequorivita marisscotiae:
- a CDS encoding HYC_CC_PP family protein yields MKSFFHKSISTALATLVLFTTMSFTVDMHYCGEALVDFSVVHNVKTCGMEKSQSENSCENTVPDDSCCSDKQVVIEGQDELKLSFNSLSFEQQDFVATFFYSYVNLFEELDTNIVPFRDYAPPFLIRDIQKLHETYLI; encoded by the coding sequence ATGAAGTCATTTTTCCATAAATCAATTTCTACTGCTTTAGCGACTTTAGTACTCTTCACTACTATGTCGTTTACGGTAGATATGCATTATTGTGGAGAAGCTTTAGTTGATTTTTCAGTTGTTCACAATGTGAAAACTTGCGGAATGGAAAAATCGCAATCTGAAAATAGTTGCGAAAATACAGTGCCGGATGATTCTTGCTGTTCAGATAAACAAGTTGTTATTGAAGGGCAGGACGAACTAAAATTATCATTCAACTCCTTATCTTTTGAGCAGCAAGATTTTGTTGCTACTTTCTTTTACTCTTATGTAAATCTTTTTGAAGAACTTGATACTAACATCGTTCCTTTTAGAGATTACGCACCTCCCTTTCTCATACGGGATATACAAAAGCTACACGAAACTTATTTAATTTGA
- the acs gene encoding acetate--CoA ligase, which yields MSNYHIKNLEEYFQVYRKSVRDPENFWEEIAEENFLWRKRWDKVLEYDLSKPEVSWYKGAKLNITENCIDRHIYSRGDKTAIIFEPNDPSEKAEHITYKQLHERVCKFANVLLDQGVQKGDRVCIYLPMIPELAVSLLACARIGAIHSVVFAGFSSTALHTRINDADCKIVITSDGSYRGNKTIDLKGIVDEALESCPNVKTVLVAKRINSKITMKPNRDKWLQPLLDDAYHDCVPVIMDAEDPLFILYTSGSTGKPKGMVHTIAGYMVFTAYTFKNVFQYRENDVYWCTADIGWVTGHSYIVYGPLANGATTVLFEGVPSHPDFGRFWEVIQKHEVNQFYTAPTAIRALAKERLNFSEKYNLSSLKILGSVGEPINEEAWHWYNDNIGKKNCPIVDTWWQTETGGIMISPIPYATPTIPTYATLPLPGVQPALMDENGDELKGNLVSGRLCIKFPWPGMARTIWGNHDRYRDTYFSAYSNKYFTGDGALRDSTGYYRITGRVDDVIIVSGHNLGTAPIEDAINEHPAVAESAIVGFPHDVKGNALYGFVILKEFGETRVHDNLRNEINQIITEHIGPIAKLDKIQFTTGLPKTRSGKIMRRILRKIAENQTSNLGDISTLLNPEIVQEIMDGAIK from the coding sequence ATGAGCAATTACCACATCAAGAATTTAGAAGAATACTTTCAAGTTTATCGAAAATCAGTGCGCGATCCTGAGAATTTCTGGGAAGAAATTGCCGAAGAAAACTTTTTGTGGCGCAAACGGTGGGATAAAGTGTTAGAATACGACCTTTCCAAACCTGAAGTTTCGTGGTATAAAGGAGCAAAGCTGAACATTACCGAAAACTGTATTGACAGGCATATTTATAGTCGCGGCGACAAAACTGCTATAATTTTTGAACCGAATGACCCTTCGGAAAAAGCTGAACATATAACGTATAAACAACTGCACGAGCGCGTTTGTAAATTCGCGAATGTTTTGTTGGATCAAGGGGTGCAAAAAGGCGATCGAGTTTGTATCTATCTGCCAATGATTCCTGAATTGGCCGTTTCATTATTGGCCTGCGCGCGTATTGGCGCCATACATTCGGTTGTATTTGCGGGATTTTCCTCAACAGCACTGCACACCCGTATTAACGATGCAGATTGCAAAATCGTAATAACCAGCGATGGCTCCTATCGCGGTAACAAAACCATAGATTTAAAAGGAATTGTAGATGAAGCATTAGAATCCTGCCCGAATGTAAAAACCGTTTTGGTGGCCAAGCGCATAAACTCTAAAATAACGATGAAACCGAATCGCGATAAATGGCTACAACCTTTATTAGACGATGCCTATCACGATTGTGTTCCCGTAATTATGGATGCCGAAGATCCGTTATTTATACTCTATACATCTGGCTCTACCGGAAAACCCAAGGGAATGGTGCATACTATTGCAGGTTATATGGTTTTTACGGCTTATACCTTTAAAAACGTCTTTCAATATCGCGAAAACGATGTGTATTGGTGTACCGCAGATATAGGCTGGGTTACCGGCCATAGCTATATTGTTTACGGTCCGTTAGCAAATGGAGCAACAACTGTGCTATTTGAAGGGGTACCTTCGCACCCAGATTTCGGAAGATTTTGGGAGGTTATTCAAAAACACGAAGTAAACCAGTTTTATACGGCTCCCACCGCTATCCGGGCATTGGCAAAAGAGCGCTTAAATTTTTCAGAAAAATACAATCTCTCATCATTAAAAATTTTAGGCAGCGTGGGCGAACCTATTAACGAAGAGGCGTGGCATTGGTACAACGACAATATTGGCAAGAAAAATTGTCCTATAGTAGATACGTGGTGGCAAACAGAAACTGGCGGAATTATGATTTCCCCTATCCCCTACGCTACACCTACCATACCCACATATGCCACACTACCTTTACCCGGAGTTCAACCCGCGCTCATGGATGAAAACGGGGATGAATTAAAAGGAAACTTGGTTAGCGGCCGATTGTGTATTAAATTTCCGTGGCCGGGAATGGCGCGTACTATTTGGGGAAATCACGATCGTTATCGCGATACCTATTTTTCTGCATATTCCAACAAATATTTTACCGGCGACGGCGCTTTGCGCGACAGCACCGGCTATTACCGCATTACCGGCCGCGTAGATGACGTTATTATAGTTTCCGGACACAATCTCGGTACAGCCCCAATTGAAGACGCTATCAACGAACACCCAGCAGTAGCAGAAAGTGCAATAGTTGGTTTTCCTCATGATGTAAAAGGAAATGCGCTTTACGGCTTTGTTATTTTAAAGGAATTTGGCGAAACCCGTGTGCACGACAACCTGCGCAACGAAATAAACCAGATAATTACGGAACATATTGGTCCAATTGCCAAATTAGACAAAATTCAGTTTACTACCGGTTTACCCAAAACGAGAAGCGGTAAGATAATGCGAAGAATTCTTAGAAAAATTGCCGAAAACCAAACCAGCAATCTAGGTGATATTTCAACACTTTTAAATCCAGAAATAGTTCAGGAAATAATGGATGGGGCTATTAAATAA
- a CDS encoding DUF1328 domain-containing protein — protein sequence MIWTYIFLFLAIVAAVLGFLGLGFGPIQSAKVAFYIITVFLVISFVMERRKKSKKYYE from the coding sequence ATGATCTGGACTTATATCTTTCTATTTCTTGCTATCGTGGCAGCTGTTCTTGGTTTTCTCGGATTAGGGTTTGGCCCAATTCAATCTGCAAAAGTTGCATTTTACATTATAACCGTATTTTTGGTTATTTCCTTTGTAATGGAACGCAGAAAAAAAAGCAAAAAATATTACGAGTAA
- a CDS encoding helix-turn-helix domain-containing protein: MNSIQVNSLPLKDVIRDIATILDIPYTENCGEYLLELPASVGKGSIRGINFEGGLGLVQYDCLFKEDMEIHFIVNNIHPLKFLYTVSGTLEHRFENEEDLHEINQYQNAIVASSKHNGHVLFFKANQRVKVNSLEIEREKFQAKMECDINSLDEDLLQLFKDIKASGSFYYNGNYSLNIAGILDEMSEFTSENFMRKLFLEGMAYQILTHQILQYQDDRMDELSRLLLRSSEVKQIHLVANLIENNISQIPTVENLAREAGLNINKLQEGFKKLYGDTVNNYVQKKRLDTAYNLLTKTDLTISEIVNAIGLSSKSYFSKIFKEKYDISPSEFRKKYSGK, encoded by the coding sequence ATGAATTCGATTCAAGTAAACTCACTTCCGTTAAAAGATGTTATTAGAGACATCGCAACAATTTTAGATATTCCATATACCGAAAACTGTGGCGAATATTTGCTGGAACTTCCTGCTTCGGTAGGCAAGGGCAGTATTCGCGGCATTAACTTTGAAGGCGGCCTGGGGCTCGTTCAGTACGATTGCTTATTTAAGGAGGATATGGAAATACATTTTATCGTTAACAATATTCACCCACTCAAATTTCTATATACCGTAAGCGGAACCTTAGAGCATCGCTTTGAAAACGAAGAAGATTTACACGAAATAAATCAGTACCAAAACGCCATTGTAGCTAGCAGCAAACACAACGGACACGTGTTATTCTTTAAAGCCAATCAAAGAGTGAAAGTAAACAGTTTAGAGATAGAGAGGGAAAAATTTCAGGCTAAAATGGAATGTGATATAAACAGCCTGGACGAAGATCTATTGCAGCTTTTTAAAGACATAAAGGCTAGCGGATCCTTTTATTATAACGGAAATTACAGTCTTAATATAGCCGGAATCTTAGATGAAATGAGCGAATTTACTTCAGAAAATTTTATGCGAAAACTTTTCTTGGAAGGCATGGCTTATCAAATTTTAACGCATCAGATACTACAGTACCAAGACGATAGAATGGACGAACTTAGCCGACTTTTATTGCGTTCTTCCGAAGTAAAACAAATACATCTGGTAGCAAATTTAATAGAAAACAATATCTCGCAAATACCCACTGTAGAAAATTTAGCCAGAGAGGCGGGGCTCAATATCAACAAATTGCAGGAAGGTTTTAAAAAACTATACGGCGATACGGTTAATAATTACGTACAAAAAAAACGACTTGATACCGCGTACAACCTTTTAACAAAAACAGATTTAACTATTTCAGAAATTGTGAATGCTATTGGTTTAAGCAGTAAGAGTTATTTTTCCAAAATCTTTAAGGAAAAATACGATATATCACCTTCAGAATTTCGAAAAAAATACAGTGGCAAATAA
- the purB gene encoding adenylosuccinate lyase yields MYTNALQAISPIDGRYASKTASLIPYFSEEALIRYRVQVEIEYFIALVELDLPQLANFDRSLFSKLRDLYLEFSVKDAIKIKETEKVTNHDVKAVEYFIKEKFDALKLQQYKEFIHFGLTSQDINNTAIPLSLKDAINNVYVPLLIELKNKLKSLSEDWAQVSMLARTHGQPASPTRLGKEIEVFVVRIEEQFNLMNDVKSAAKFGGATGNFNAHKVAYPNIDWRAFGNHFVQNTLGLHHSFPTTQIEHYDHMAALFDCLKRINTIIIDLDRDIWTYVSMDYFKQKIKAGEVGSSAMPHKVNPIDFENSEGNLGIANAIFEHLSAKLPISRLQRDLTDSTVLRNIGVPIGHTLIAFNSTLKGLNKLLLNETKFKEDLENNWAVVAEAIQTILRREGYPNPYEALKGLTRTNERINQTSIANFIETLEISENIKQEMRNITPDNYTGI; encoded by the coding sequence ATGTACACCAACGCTTTACAAGCCATTTCGCCCATAGACGGCAGATACGCATCAAAAACTGCAAGTCTTATTCCTTATTTTTCTGAAGAAGCGCTTATTCGGTATCGGGTACAGGTAGAAATTGAATATTTTATTGCGTTGGTAGAGCTGGATTTACCGCAATTAGCCAACTTTGACCGAAGTCTCTTTTCTAAATTGCGCGATCTTTATCTTGAATTTTCGGTGAAAGATGCAATTAAAATAAAGGAAACTGAAAAGGTAACCAATCACGATGTAAAAGCGGTTGAATATTTTATAAAAGAAAAATTTGACGCTTTAAAACTTCAGCAATACAAAGAGTTTATCCATTTTGGACTTACCTCACAGGATATAAATAACACTGCGATTCCCCTGTCTTTAAAAGATGCAATAAACAATGTATATGTGCCGCTTTTAATAGAACTTAAGAATAAATTGAAATCTCTGTCCGAAGATTGGGCACAGGTTTCAATGTTGGCACGAACGCACGGTCAGCCTGCTTCGCCAACTCGTTTAGGAAAAGAAATTGAAGTTTTTGTTGTACGTATTGAAGAACAGTTCAATTTAATGAACGACGTAAAAAGTGCTGCCAAATTTGGTGGTGCCACCGGAAATTTCAATGCTCACAAAGTGGCTTATCCAAACATTGATTGGCGGGCTTTTGGCAATCATTTTGTGCAAAACACCTTAGGGTTGCATCACTCCTTTCCTACCACACAGATTGAACACTACGACCATATGGCTGCGTTGTTTGATTGCTTAAAAAGAATAAATACAATTATCATCGATTTAGACCGAGATATATGGACCTATGTATCGATGGACTATTTTAAACAAAAAATTAAAGCTGGCGAAGTTGGCTCCAGTGCCATGCCACATAAAGTAAACCCAATAGATTTTGAAAACAGCGAAGGAAACCTAGGAATTGCAAACGCAATTTTTGAGCATCTTTCTGCCAAACTCCCTATTAGCAGATTACAGCGCGACCTTACTGATAGTACGGTGCTCCGAAATATTGGGGTTCCTATAGGGCACACGTTAATTGCCTTTAATTCAACTTTAAAAGGACTGAATAAGCTATTACTGAATGAAACTAAATTTAAAGAAGACCTAGAAAATAATTGGGCGGTTGTAGCCGAAGCCATTCAAACAATTTTGCGCCGGGAGGGATATCCAAATCCTTACGAAGCCTTAAAAGGATTAACGCGCACCAACGAACGCATTAACCAAACTTCTATTGCAAACTTTATTGAAACTTTGGAAATTTCAGAAAATATAAAGCAGGAAATGCGGAATATTACGCCCGATAATTATACAGGTATTTAA
- a CDS encoding DUF4252 domain-containing protein: protein MVLARYFMALALGLAALTACSDKSLQKYLVEKQDDDKFVKMDIATSLLQGKNSNFTQEEKDILNTIKKVNVVAYPIAEGDTVDYEMEKQELKAILDQEQYKELTRIKSSEWNATLKYTGDEDAIDEVIVFASDNSRGFAVFRLLGENMRPDQMLKLMKSAERGDMDLSKLEGFGKIFKD, encoded by the coding sequence ATGGTACTTGCACGATATTTTATGGCCCTGGCACTTGGATTAGCTGCATTAACCGCTTGTAGCGATAAATCGCTTCAAAAGTATTTGGTTGAAAAACAGGATGATGATAAATTCGTTAAAATGGATATTGCCACCAGTTTGTTGCAGGGCAAAAACAGCAACTTTACACAGGAGGAAAAGGATATTTTAAACACCATTAAAAAAGTGAATGTTGTAGCATATCCTATTGCAGAAGGCGATACTGTAGATTATGAAATGGAAAAACAAGAGTTAAAAGCAATCTTAGATCAAGAGCAGTATAAAGAATTAACTCGTATAAAAAGTAGCGAATGGAACGCTACATTAAAATACACAGGTGACGAAGATGCTATAGATGAGGTTATTGTATTTGCAAGCGATAACAGCCGAGGTTTTGCGGTTTTTAGACTTTTGGGTGAAAATATGCGGCCGGACCAAATGCTAAAACTTATGAAATCTGCCGAGCGTGGCGATATGGATTTGTCAAAATTAGAAGGTTTTGGCAAAATATTTAAGGATTAA
- a CDS encoding DUF4252 domain-containing protein, whose protein sequence is MKKLTILIALAIAPMVSWGQNAFDSFEDEKDVTSVVVTKNMFKLLSKMDLNSADPEAQAYLKMVNDLDNIKIFTTDNPATSQKMDAAVSKYISISKNLGELMRIKEDGRNIRFYSKEGKNENFVSELLMHMDGMVDGKPTTVIMSITGNIDLKQISKLTEDLKVPGSEELKNIEKRKKQ, encoded by the coding sequence ATGAAAAAACTAACAATACTTATAGCACTGGCAATAGCGCCGATGGTTTCGTGGGGGCAGAACGCTTTCGATTCCTTTGAAGACGAAAAAGATGTAACTTCAGTTGTGGTTACCAAAAACATGTTTAAACTTTTGAGTAAGATGGACCTAAACTCTGCCGATCCGGAAGCGCAGGCTTACTTAAAAATGGTTAACGATCTTGACAACATCAAAATTTTTACTACCGACAATCCCGCCACTTCACAAAAAATGGATGCAGCTGTGTCTAAATATATTTCAATCTCTAAAAATTTAGGCGAATTAATGCGCATAAAAGAAGATGGCAGAAACATACGGTTTTACAGTAAAGAAGGTAAAAACGAAAATTTTGTAAGTGAACTGCTAATGCATATGGACGGAATGGTGGACGGCAAACCTACAACCGTAATTATGAGTATAACGGGGAATATAGATTTAAAGCAAATTTCTAAACTAACCGAAGACTTAAAAGTTCCCGGTAGCGAAGAACTAAAGAATATTGAAAAACGCAAAAAACAATAA
- a CDS encoding RNA polymerase sigma factor gives MEKTEFITLVMPFKDKLYRLAKRILVSKDEAEDAVQEVFLKLWKSKQNIENYKNPEAFAITMTKNYCLDRLKSKQASNLKIVHSNYRTADDVETTIEANDGVQMVFKIMETLPEQQRIVLQLRDVEQFEFSEIAQMLESNETAVRVALSRARKTVRDAMIKNYNYGIG, from the coding sequence ATGGAAAAGACCGAATTTATAACCTTAGTAATGCCTTTTAAAGATAAGCTTTACCGCTTAGCAAAAAGGATTTTGGTTTCTAAAGATGAAGCGGAAGATGCCGTGCAGGAAGTGTTTTTAAAATTATGGAAAAGCAAACAAAATATTGAAAATTATAAAAATCCCGAAGCTTTTGCCATTACAATGACCAAAAATTACTGTTTGGACAGATTAAAATCGAAACAGGCATCAAATTTAAAAATTGTGCACAGCAATTATCGAACTGCCGATGATGTTGAAACTACTATTGAAGCGAATGACGGGGTACAAATGGTTTTTAAAATAATGGAAACCCTGCCCGAACAACAGCGAATCGTACTTCAATTACGCGATGTGGAACAATTTGAGTTTTCTGAAATTGCACAAATGCTAGAAAGTAACGAAACCGCAGTGCGCGTGGCGCTTTCCCGCGCACGAAAAACAGTTAGGGATGCAATGATTAAAAATTACAACTATGGAATTGGGTAA
- a CDS encoding S41 family peptidase has protein sequence MKRKIFIPLLALSTLLVSCFEDADDNFQQASTLEIQNFIYRGLNYFYLYKADTPELANDAFANDDDLNSFLNNYETPEALFDYLLSPQDRFSTLFSDYTLIENALSGITLSNGMEFGLVYYPDNSGNVFGYVRYVLPNTDAQSEGIKRGDLFTTIDGQQLNENNYNDLLAPDSYTIGLATYDGSDFTPTGETALLNKMQYNENPVYKSQILTVNGTKIGYLMYNGFIKDYDTELNNAFAQFKAEGINNLVLDLRYNGGGSVETATDLASMITGQFNGQVFYKEFWNEDRQAENAVDGLFDNTISNGSAINNLNLTQVYILTTRRSASASELVINGLKPYIDAVQVGDTTTGKFQASFLLYDAPAPQFNRNEANLGHTYAMLPLVFKTANAAGNTDFINGLFPNITLKEDYFNLGVLGDENEPLLAAALSEIAGRPMPLNKDAQYLKEISDSQENSPINGKMIGTQHRIYGE, from the coding sequence ATGAAAAGAAAAATTTTCATTCCTCTTTTAGCCCTTTCTACACTTTTAGTTTCGTGTTTTGAAGATGCAGACGACAATTTTCAACAAGCTTCCACTTTAGAAATTCAAAATTTTATCTATCGCGGTCTAAATTATTTTTACCTCTATAAAGCTGATACGCCCGAATTGGCAAATGATGCTTTTGCAAATGATGACGACCTAAATAGTTTTTTAAACAACTATGAAACCCCCGAGGCCTTGTTTGACTATTTACTGTCGCCCCAAGATAGGTTTAGCACTCTTTTTAGCGATTACACTTTAATTGAAAACGCCCTGAGCGGCATTACCCTTAGCAACGGAATGGAGTTTGGCTTGGTGTACTACCCCGATAACAGTGGAAACGTTTTTGGGTATGTGCGCTATGTGTTGCCAAATACCGATGCCCAGTCTGAAGGGATAAAACGCGGCGACCTTTTTACCACCATAGACGGCCAACAATTAAACGAAAATAATTATAACGATCTACTGGCGCCGGACAGTTATACTATTGGGCTCGCCACGTACGACGGATCAGATTTTACACCAACTGGCGAAACGGCACTTTTAAACAAAATGCAGTACAACGAAAACCCAGTTTACAAATCCCAAATCCTAACCGTAAACGGAACCAAAATTGGGTATTTAATGTATAACGGATTTATAAAAGATTACGATACCGAATTAAACAACGCCTTTGCCCAGTTTAAGGCCGAAGGTATAAACAACCTCGTTTTAGATTTGCGGTATAATGGCGGAGGTTCTGTAGAAACGGCAACTGATCTTGCGAGTATGATTACCGGACAATTTAACGGACAAGTTTTTTATAAAGAATTTTGGAATGAAGATAGGCAGGCAGAGAACGCTGTAGATGGTCTTTTTGACAATACCATTAGCAATGGCAGCGCTATAAACAATTTAAATCTTACGCAGGTATATATACTCACAACCCGAAGATCGGCCTCGGCGAGCGAACTGGTTATCAATGGCTTAAAACCCTATATTGATGCTGTGCAAGTGGGCGATACCACAACGGGCAAGTTTCAGGCCTCGTTTTTACTTTACGATGCCCCAGCCCCACAATTTAACAGAAATGAAGCTAATCTCGGACATACGTATGCTATGCTTCCCTTGGTTTTTAAAACTGCCAACGCGGCAGGAAATACCGACTTTATTAACGGGCTTTTTCCGAACATAACTTTAAAAGAAGATTACTTTAACCTCGGCGTGCTAGGCGATGAAAACGAACCGCTTTTGGCAGCAGCCCTTTCTGAAATTGCCGGAAGACCAATGCCTTTAAATAAAGATGCACAATATTTAAAAGAAATTTCTGACAGTCAAGAAAATTCACCAATTAATGGCAAAATGATAGGTACACAGCACCGCATTTACGGCGAATAA
- a CDS encoding YncE family protein: MKKLLLLSLSTLFFIACSSDDNSQPVYEPAAYENGILITNEGPFAGGSGTITYISDDYSTVAQNIYKTVNGTSLGNIVQSMGFHNENAYVVVNNSNKIMIANRYSFESVDSITVGVDNPRYFTTDDGAKGYVSNWGDPNDNTDDFIAVLDLRNNTVSNTIPVAFGPERMVSRNNKIYVAHQGGYGQNNLISIVSGNGLEGTITVGDVPNAMVVSGNSLFVLCSGNPNYTGNESAGSLVQIDLSTEQVVNTYNFSTTEHPTNLTMDGTNLYYTMDGKVFKLNSTSIVLPGSDIIDGFFYALEAKNGKLYATDAKDFVSKGSLKIFDLATNTEIQDFQTGIIPGGIYFNE, translated from the coding sequence ATGAAAAAATTACTGCTTTTATCTTTATCAACTTTGTTTTTTATTGCGTGTAGTAGCGATGACAATAGTCAACCCGTTTATGAACCTGCAGCATATGAAAACGGTATTCTTATTACAAATGAAGGTCCCTTTGCTGGCGGGAGCGGCACGATTACTTACATTTCTGACGATTATAGTACTGTTGCTCAAAATATTTACAAAACTGTTAATGGCACAAGCTTAGGGAACATTGTACAGTCTATGGGATTCCACAATGAAAACGCATATGTTGTGGTGAATAATTCGAATAAAATAATGATAGCCAATCGCTATTCGTTTGAAAGTGTAGATTCTATTACCGTTGGTGTTGATAACCCACGATATTTTACGACTGATGATGGCGCCAAGGGCTACGTATCAAACTGGGGTGATCCAAATGATAATACAGACGATTTTATAGCGGTTTTAGATTTGAGAAACAATACCGTTTCTAATACTATTCCTGTGGCTTTTGGACCTGAAAGAATGGTTTCACGCAACAATAAAATATACGTTGCGCATCAAGGTGGGTACGGCCAAAACAATTTAATTTCAATTGTATCTGGAAATGGATTGGAAGGAACCATTACAGTGGGCGATGTTCCCAATGCAATGGTAGTTTCGGGAAATTCATTATTTGTGTTGTGTAGTGGAAATCCTAACTACACGGGAAATGAGTCAGCTGGATCTTTAGTGCAGATTGATCTTTCTACGGAGCAAGTTGTAAACACATACAATTTTAGTACAACGGAGCATCCTACAAATTTAACTATGGATGGAACCAATCTATACTATACGATGGATGGCAAAGTATTTAAACTGAATAGTACTTCTATTGTGCTACCGGGAAGCGATATAATAGATGGTTTCTTTTACGCACTTGAAGCAAAAAACGGAAAGCTGTACGCTACCGATGCAAAAGATTTTGTAAGCAAAGGATCGCTAAAAATATTTGATCTTGCAACAAACACGGAAATTCAGGATTTCCAAACAGGAATAATTCCAGGCGGAATTTATTTTAATGAGTAA
- a CDS encoding TonB-dependent receptor translates to MKLHYIHIILGFLLCTVSAKAQLDSIQQLPEVMLTDAKLVHFSKGFKLEKLSDSIVEKNATSLTETLRYNSSIYFKENGFGMVSSPSFRGTNAQQTAVIWNGININSVFTGQTDFNTISPSNYNEISIRSGGGGVQYGSGAVGGSIHLNNSYSFHKTNATEIGLHYGSFTTFGGTLGTTQAWDTNYLNVKLDFVSSDNNYDFIGKNQKNQHGQFLRLASNVTAAKELKNGVATWNSEYTYNDRNFSGSLNTIGKDGYKDVATRNLWQLQQNMGAFTTKASVAHLFEHYRYYPNSEKPLFDEGRANTLISMLQSEVFLRKKFRLLAKIQYTVIDAEGDNVGQNTRNTLAAVLLLNHKIGRDFSYGINFRKEFLNNFENPLLFSADANWQLSNTYALRVNGSKNYRVPTFNDLFWYAGGNNQLQPETSYQIELGQEFNFGKLKTDLAAFYISSTDLIKWVPASGNVWEPINISKTRNYGLEFTASYFLKFGKLHALDLNAQYSYTKAEDLEKEKQLIYVPFHKASGTAEYSYKNLSAYIQGLFNGEVFTTTDNSEGLDSFNIYNLGITYLLQENPTISIGARVKNIFNTYYENVAFRPMPSRNFQIFLTINI, encoded by the coding sequence ATGAAACTACATTATATTCATATTATTTTAGGTTTTTTGCTGTGCACGGTTTCTGCCAAGGCACAACTGGACAGCATTCAGCAACTGCCGGAAGTTATGCTAACCGATGCAAAATTGGTTCATTTTTCAAAAGGTTTTAAACTTGAAAAACTCTCGGATTCCATTGTTGAAAAAAATGCTACTTCATTAACAGAAACCCTGCGCTATAATTCTTCAATTTACTTTAAGGAAAACGGCTTTGGCATGGTTTCATCGCCGTCTTTTCGGGGTACAAATGCGCAACAAACTGCCGTTATCTGGAATGGTATAAATATTAATTCGGTGTTTACAGGGCAAACGGATTTTAATACTATTTCGCCTTCAAATTATAATGAAATATCAATTAGAAGTGGCGGTGGTGGCGTACAATATGGCAGTGGTGCCGTTGGCGGAAGTATCCATTTAAATAATTCATATTCCTTCCATAAAACGAATGCTACTGAAATTGGATTGCATTACGGTAGCTTTACAACATTTGGCGGAACCTTGGGTACTACCCAAGCGTGGGATACTAACTATTTAAATGTGAAACTGGATTTTGTAAGCTCCGATAATAATTATGATTTTATAGGGAAGAATCAAAAAAACCAACACGGACAATTTTTGCGCCTCGCATCAAATGTTACTGCTGCCAAAGAGCTAAAAAATGGTGTTGCTACTTGGAACTCGGAATACACGTATAACGATCGAAATTTTTCGGGTAGTTTAAATACAATTGGCAAAGACGGTTACAAAGATGTTGCAACCCGAAATCTATGGCAATTACAACAAAATATGGGGGCGTTTACAACAAAGGCCAGCGTTGCGCATCTCTTTGAGCATTACCGCTATTACCCAAATAGCGAAAAACCATTATTTGACGAGGGGCGTGCAAACACTCTAATAAGTATGTTACAATCGGAAGTTTTTCTTCGGAAAAAGTTCAGACTACTTGCAAAGATTCAATATACGGTCATTGATGCCGAAGGCGACAATGTTGGACAAAACACACGGAACACCTTAGCGGCTGTGCTACTTTTAAATCATAAAATTGGCAGGGATTTTAGCTATGGGATAAATTTTAGAAAGGAATTCTTAAACAATTTTGAAAACCCTTTGCTATTTTCAGCAGATGCCAATTGGCAACTTTCAAATACGTATGCGCTTCGTGTAAACGGCTCAAAAAATTATAGAGTGCCTACGTTTAACGATTTGTTTTGGTATGCTGGCGGAAACAATCAATTGCAACCCGAAACTTCATATCAAATCGAGCTGGGACAAGAATTCAATTTTGGAAAATTGAAGACGGATCTTGCGGCTTTTTATATTTCTTCTACAGATTTAATTAAGTGGGTTCCGGCAAGCGGCAATGTTTGGGAGCCCATAAATATTAGTAAAACCAGAAATTACGGTTTGGAGTTTACCGCGAGTTATTTTTTAAAATTCGGAAAATTACACGCGTTAGATTTAAATGCACAATATTCGTACACCAAAGCCGAAGATTTAGAAAAGGAAAAACAGCTTATTTACGTACCATTTCACAAAGCTTCCGGTACCGCTGAGTATAGTTATAAAAATTTATCGGCATATATTCAAGGGCTCTTCAATGGCGAAGTTTTTACAACTACAGACAATAGTGAAGGCTTAGATAGTTTTAATATTTACAATCTTGGGATAACGTATTTATTACAGGAAAATCCTACTATTTCTATTGGAGCACGGGTAAAAAATATTTTTAACACGTATTATGAAAATGTTGCTTTCCGGCCCATGCCTTCACGTAACTTTCAAATATTCTTAACCATTAATATATAA